The following are encoded together in the Humulus lupulus chromosome 5, drHumLupu1.1, whole genome shotgun sequence genome:
- the LOC133780329 gene encoding UDP-glycosyltransferase 88A1-like, which produces MKSTIVLYPAPAIGHLISMVELGKLILTFKPSLSIHILITTAPYNSGDTAPYIATVSTTTPSITFHHLPTIDFPPSIAASSPHHENLLFEFIRFNKPTVFQTLSSISKNDIVHAFIIDFFCAETLTVSNQLNIPCFFFYTSSASDLAASFYLPTLHKNSQKSFKDQNILQNIPGVPPIPSSDMAKPILDRRDKAYDNFLACPAYFSESAGMIVNTFDSLEPRAIKAITDGLCVPEGRSPPIHCIGPLIHTKEGRGKVRSESLRWLDSQPSRSVVFLCFGSLGSFTTDQLRETAAGLERSGQRFLWVVRSPVTVATSCLPDPDLDSLLPEGFLHRTKERGLVVKNWAAQVEVLNHDSVGGFVTHCGWNSVLEAVCAGVPMVAWPLYAEQRFNRVVLVEEFKIALPLNELEDGFVRANEVEKRVSELMNSESGDSVRGMVLEMKNEAIAALSKGGSSQVALTKLTESWT; this is translated from the coding sequence ATGAAGTCAACCATAGTCTTATACCCAGCACCAGCCATAGGCCACCTAATCTCCATGGTGGAGCTCGGCAAGCTCATCCTCACCTTCAAACCATCACTCTCCATTCACATCCTCATAACCACCGCTCCATACAACTCTGGCGACACTGCTCCCTACATCGCCACCGTCTCCACCACCACTCCTTCCATCACCTTCCACCATCTCCCAACCATCGACTTCCCTCCCTCCATTGCAGCCTCTTCACCCCACCACGAGAACCTCCTCTTCGAATTCATCCGCTTTAACAAGCCTACCGTTTTTCAAACTCTCAGCTCCATCTCCAAAAATGACATCGTTCACGCATTCATCATTGACTTCTTCTGCGCCGAAACACTCACTGTCTCTAACCAGCTCAACATCCCTTGTTTCTTCTTCTACACTTCATCGGCATCTGACTTAGCCGCCTCTTTTTATTTGCCGACCCTTCACAAAAATTCCCAGAAAAGCTTTAAAGACCAAAATATCCTTCAAAATATTCCTGGAGTACCACCGATCCCGTCTTCTGACATGGCAAAGCCGATTCTCGATCGTCGTGACAAGGCCTATGATAATTTTCTTGCATGCCCGGCTTATTTCTCTGAATCTGCCGGAATGATTGTGAACACGTTTGACTCACTGGAGCCGAGAGCCATCAAAGCCATAACAGACGGCTTATGCGTCCCCGAGGGCCGTTCTCCTCCCATCCATTGCATTGGACCGTTGATCCATACCAAAGAAGGAAGAGGAAAAGTACGGTCCGAGTCACTGAGGTGGCTCGACTCACAACCGAGTCGAAGCGTTGTCTTTCTTTGTTTCGGAAGTCTGGGCTCATTTACTACAGATCAATTGAGAGAAACAGCCGCTGGGTTGGAGAGGAGCGGGCAGAGGTTCTTGTGGGTGGTGCGAAGTCCGGTCACCGTGGCAACGTCGTGTCTGCCCGACCCGGATTTGGATTCGTTGTTACCCGAGGGATTCTTGCATCGGACTAAGGAGAGGGGACTGGTGGTGAAGAATTGGGCGGCACAAGTTGAGGTGCTAAATCATGACTCGGTAGGTGGGTTCGTGACTCACTGTGGATGGAACTCGGTGCTCGAAGCGGTGTGTGCTGGCGTTCCCATGGTGGCGTGGCCGCTCTACGCGGAACAGAGGTTTAACAGAGTGGTGCTGGTTGAGGAGTTTAAGATTGCTCTGCCATTGAATGAGCTTGAAGATGGGTTCGTGCGAGCTAATGAAGTAGAGAAGCGAGTTAGTGAGTTGATGAACTCGGAAAGTGGTGACTCGGTCCGGGGCATGGTCCTGGAAATGAAAAATGAAGCGATAGCAGCTTTGTCAAAAGGCGGGTCGTCTCAGGTTGCGTTGACCAAACTCACAGAGTCATGGACTTAG